In Tessaracoccus flavus, the following are encoded in one genomic region:
- a CDS encoding GNAT family N-acetyltransferase has protein sequence MRPEPFPFGPLSSDRLRLDPLRVDDADEMVGVLADPGLYRYTGFETPPSLDELRERYRRLTAGPPPPWADLWLNWIVRAEGVAVGYVQATVKGESADVAWVIGTRHQGLGYATEASRMMLRALDDGGVRTFRAYIHPRNAPSQAVAAHLGMRKLPGQPFDGEDLWETHSS, from the coding sequence GTGAGGCCTGAGCCCTTCCCCTTCGGGCCGCTGAGCAGCGATCGACTGCGCTTGGACCCGCTGCGGGTCGACGACGCCGACGAGATGGTGGGCGTTCTCGCCGACCCGGGGCTCTACCGCTACACCGGGTTTGAGACCCCGCCGTCGCTCGATGAGCTCCGCGAGCGATACCGACGGCTGACGGCCGGTCCGCCTCCCCCGTGGGCCGACCTGTGGCTGAATTGGATCGTCCGCGCGGAGGGGGTCGCCGTCGGCTACGTCCAGGCGACGGTCAAGGGTGAGAGCGCCGACGTCGCCTGGGTCATCGGCACCCGCCACCAAGGCCTGGGATACGCCACGGAGGCGTCGCGCATGATGCTCCGCGCGCTCGACGACGGCGGCGTGCGCACCTTCCGCGCGTACATCCACCCCCGCAACGCACCGTCCCAGGCGGTCGCCGCGCATCTCGGCATGCGCAAACTGCCGGGCCAGCCCTTCGACGGTGAGGACCTCTGGGAGACCCACTCGTCCTGA
- a CDS encoding SulP family inorganic anion transporter — translation MDGQPRGWERYLPGVAVARRYDKSWLRGDLLAGVTVAAYLVPQVMAYAAIARLPAVVGLWAILLPLLLYAILGASRQLSVGPESTTALMTAAGIGALVGVAGQDRYADVAAVLAIAVGLVCLAGWALRLGFLAALLSRPVLIGYLVGIAVLMITSQFGKVTKLEIDGDSPVDQTRSLLAQAAASHLPTVLVTAVVLVLLYAMHRLAPRLPGPLIVLLLAAAVVAVFGLQSYGLETIGNVPSGLPAPRLPSLGDLEIWQLLPYAIGIAVVGYSDNVLTGRAFAAKRRESIDATQELLALGAINIGAGLTQGFPVSSSGSRTVLGDATGSRTQLHSLVALGCVVVVLLFAGPVLATFPTAALGALVIYAATRLIDVAEIRRIARFRWSELALTIITAASVIVFGVLVGIGIAIALSIFDLIRRMAHPHDGILGYPPGVAGMHDVEDYPEATTVQGLVVYRYDSPLFFANAENFLTRATGAVDAAEQPVYWFLLNAEANVEVDLTAVDTLELLRESLEARGITFAMARVKQDLHDQLAAAGFVARVGDDRIFATLPTAVRAYAAWHRAEFGETPSGIPPEIAQP, via the coding sequence ATGGACGGCCAGCCGCGTGGGTGGGAGCGATACCTCCCCGGCGTCGCCGTGGCCAGGCGCTACGACAAGTCCTGGCTGCGGGGGGACCTGCTGGCGGGAGTCACCGTCGCCGCCTACCTCGTGCCACAGGTCATGGCTTACGCGGCCATCGCTCGCCTACCGGCCGTCGTCGGGCTGTGGGCAATCCTCCTCCCCCTCCTCCTGTACGCGATCCTGGGCGCGTCGAGGCAACTGTCCGTCGGCCCCGAATCGACGACGGCGCTCATGACCGCCGCGGGGATCGGCGCGCTCGTCGGCGTGGCCGGCCAGGATCGCTATGCCGACGTCGCCGCGGTGCTCGCCATCGCCGTCGGGCTGGTCTGCCTCGCCGGCTGGGCGTTGCGGCTCGGCTTCCTCGCCGCGCTCCTGTCGCGTCCGGTCCTCATCGGCTACCTCGTGGGCATCGCCGTGCTCATGATCACCAGCCAGTTCGGCAAGGTGACCAAGCTGGAGATCGACGGCGACTCCCCCGTCGACCAGACGCGCTCGCTCCTCGCCCAGGCCGCCGCGTCACACCTGCCCACGGTGCTCGTCACCGCCGTCGTGCTGGTGCTGCTCTACGCCATGCACCGCCTCGCCCCGAGGTTGCCCGGCCCGCTCATCGTCCTGCTGCTCGCCGCCGCCGTCGTCGCGGTGTTCGGGCTGCAGAGCTACGGCCTGGAGACCATCGGCAACGTCCCGTCGGGGCTCCCCGCGCCGCGTCTTCCGAGCCTCGGCGACCTCGAGATCTGGCAGCTCCTCCCGTACGCGATCGGCATCGCGGTGGTCGGCTACTCCGACAACGTGCTCACCGGTCGCGCGTTCGCGGCCAAGCGGCGCGAATCCATCGACGCCACCCAGGAGCTCCTCGCGCTCGGGGCCATCAACATCGGCGCCGGGCTCACCCAGGGTTTCCCTGTCTCCTCCAGCGGGTCGCGCACGGTGCTGGGCGATGCGACGGGGTCGCGGACCCAACTCCACTCACTGGTGGCGCTCGGCTGCGTGGTCGTCGTCCTGCTGTTCGCCGGACCGGTGCTGGCCACCTTCCCGACCGCGGCGCTGGGCGCGCTCGTCATCTACGCGGCCACCCGACTGATCGACGTCGCGGAGATTCGCCGGATCGCCCGCTTCCGGTGGAGCGAGCTGGCGCTCACGATCATCACCGCCGCCTCGGTCATCGTCTTCGGCGTGCTGGTGGGCATCGGGATCGCGATCGCACTGTCCATCTTCGACCTCATCCGACGCATGGCTCACCCACACGACGGCATCCTCGGCTACCCGCCGGGGGTGGCCGGCATGCATGACGTCGAGGACTATCCGGAGGCGACGACGGTGCAGGGGCTCGTTGTGTACCGCTACGACTCGCCGCTGTTCTTCGCCAACGCGGAGAACTTCCTCACCAGGGCGACGGGTGCCGTGGACGCCGCCGAGCAACCGGTCTACTGGTTCCTGCTCAACGCTGAGGCGAACGTGGAGGTCGATCTCACCGCCGTCGACACTCTCGAGCTGCTTCGCGAGAGCCTGGAAGCCCGGGGGATCACGTTTGCGATGGCCCGCGTGAAGCAGGACCTGCACGACCAGCTGGCGGCGGCGGGCTTCGTCGCGAGGGTCGGGGATGACCGCATCTTCGCGACACTCCCGACCGCCGTGCGCGCCTACGCGGCCTGGCACCGGGCTGAGTTCGGCGAGACGCCGTCTGGCATCCCGCCGGAAATCGCACAGCCCTGA
- a CDS encoding STM3941 family protein, producing the protein MEDVVIKPSMGRTVIVLLVCVAFTIGGVLLILSGGLFDIALGIAAIVTFGGGGGYYLSKALRSSTTFTLTPRGIDVGAGGFVPWSHVGRIGQTKVAGGVQALGVEVRNVAAYVGTLTPEQQRAALRTAKFGQRVGRSAPATDGDKSGDLDSIRKRDLAAALNWTAARSDGYHLIFPLLTLNKPADKLAEEVKAYRAKATGRGR; encoded by the coding sequence ATGGAGGACGTCGTCATCAAGCCGTCGATGGGGCGCACGGTCATCGTGCTGCTGGTCTGCGTGGCGTTCACGATCGGCGGGGTGCTGCTCATCCTCAGCGGCGGATTGTTCGACATCGCGCTGGGGATCGCCGCCATCGTGACCTTCGGCGGTGGCGGTGGGTACTACCTGTCGAAGGCGCTGCGCTCAAGCACGACGTTCACCCTGACACCCCGCGGCATCGACGTCGGCGCGGGCGGCTTCGTGCCGTGGAGCCACGTCGGGCGCATCGGGCAGACCAAGGTGGCCGGAGGGGTCCAGGCGCTCGGCGTCGAGGTACGCAACGTCGCCGCGTACGTAGGCACCCTCACCCCCGAGCAGCAGCGGGCCGCGCTGCGCACCGCCAAGTTCGGGCAGAGGGTAGGCCGGTCCGCACCTGCCACGGACGGGGACAAGAGCGGTGACCTCGACTCGATCCGGAAGCGCGATCTGGCGGCGGCGCTGAACTGGACAGCCGCTCGCTCCGACGGCTACCACCTCATCTTTCCGTTGCTGACCCTCAACAAGCCGGCCGACAAGCTCGCTGAAGAGGTCAAGGCCTACCGCGCCAAGGCCACGGGCCGCGGCCGCTGA
- the trhA gene encoding PAQR family membrane homeostasis protein TrhA, translating into MSSTMRSRDGSVHVTDERFNTLSHLVAFCFSVLGAVLLVSQSVAQGDPWKIVGFSVYGLALMTLFAASTLHHGLDRGPRVNEALRTLDYASVFLVIAGTVTPLVLVLVRTVYGWAVFGAVWAVAILGIVLRSVWRRLPKYVTNTLYITLGWMTIALLGGDVSLPPMALVLLAAGGLVYSAGFVIYVIERPNPWPGKFGFHELWHILVGLAAMLHYLLMYFFVLPA; encoded by the coding sequence GTGAGCAGCACCATGAGAAGCAGGGACGGCAGCGTCCACGTGACCGACGAGCGGTTCAACACTCTTTCGCACCTGGTCGCCTTCTGCTTCTCCGTCCTGGGAGCGGTCCTGCTCGTCTCCCAGTCCGTTGCGCAGGGCGATCCCTGGAAGATCGTCGGGTTCAGCGTCTACGGGCTGGCGCTGATGACGCTCTTCGCCGCGAGCACGCTCCATCACGGTCTTGATCGCGGTCCACGGGTGAACGAAGCGCTGCGGACGCTGGACTACGCATCAGTCTTCCTCGTCATCGCAGGCACCGTCACTCCGCTCGTGCTGGTGCTCGTCCGCACTGTGTACGGCTGGGCCGTGTTCGGCGCCGTGTGGGCCGTTGCGATCCTCGGGATAGTGCTGCGCTCCGTCTGGCGACGACTCCCGAAGTACGTCACCAATACCCTCTACATCACGCTCGGCTGGATGACCATCGCCCTTCTAGGCGGGGATGTCTCGCTCCCGCCGATGGCACTCGTCCTCCTGGCCGCGGGCGGTCTGGTGTACAGCGCAGGCTTCGTCATCTACGTGATCGAGCGGCCGAACCCGTGGCCCGGGAAGTTCGGCTTCCATGAGCTCTGGCACATCCTGGTGGGGTTGGCAGCGATGCTGCACTACTTGCTGATGTACTTCTTCGTGCTACCTGCCTGA
- a CDS encoding ABC transporter substrate-binding protein, whose translation MKNLKRSIALLAVAALSVGALAACGDDEGASGDAEGSVYFLNWKPESEATYGEIAEKYTEETGVEVKVVTAASGTYEQTLQAEMTKSDAPTLFQINGPVGLVSWQEYAADLGETDFAKDLSDPGLALTGEDGTVYGVPLAVEGFGIIYNDAIMRDYFEMDGAKAASMDEINNFDKLKEVTDDMQARKADLGIDGVFASTSLATGEAWRWQTHLFNTPLYHEYQEKGITDAEEIEFTYSNEFKNIFDLYLTNSTVEKTLAPSKTVTDSMAEFATGKAAMVQNGNWAWSQIKDIEGNAVAEEDIKFLPIYSGVEGEEDLGINVGTEAFMAVNSQATEADQQATIDFVNWLFTDEEGMNYVTEDLGFIAPFKSFGDRTPADPLAKEINRYISDDSLTAVPWVFTTMPSAKFKDDFAQLLAQYASGNLEWAEVEEAVVANWATEKAAVGGN comes from the coding sequence ATGAAGAACCTGAAGCGCTCCATCGCGCTCCTTGCGGTCGCGGCACTGTCCGTCGGCGCGCTGGCCGCTTGCGGCGATGACGAAGGCGCCAGCGGCGACGCTGAGGGCTCGGTCTACTTCCTCAACTGGAAGCCCGAGTCGGAGGCGACCTACGGCGAGATCGCCGAGAAGTACACCGAAGAGACCGGCGTCGAGGTCAAGGTGGTCACCGCCGCGTCCGGCACGTACGAGCAGACCCTGCAGGCCGAGATGACGAAGTCGGACGCCCCGACCCTGTTCCAGATCAACGGCCCCGTCGGCCTCGTCAGCTGGCAGGAGTACGCCGCTGATCTCGGCGAGACCGACTTCGCGAAGGACCTGAGCGATCCCGGCCTCGCGCTCACCGGCGAGGACGGCACCGTGTACGGCGTGCCGCTGGCCGTCGAGGGCTTCGGCATCATCTACAACGACGCGATCATGCGCGATTACTTCGAGATGGACGGCGCCAAGGCCGCCTCGATGGACGAGATCAACAACTTCGACAAGCTCAAGGAAGTCACCGACGACATGCAGGCCCGCAAGGCCGACCTCGGCATCGACGGCGTGTTCGCGTCGACGTCGCTGGCTACCGGTGAGGCCTGGCGTTGGCAGACGCACCTGTTCAACACCCCGCTGTACCACGAGTACCAGGAGAAGGGGATCACCGACGCCGAGGAGATCGAGTTCACCTACAGCAACGAGTTCAAGAACATCTTTGACCTCTACCTGACCAACTCAACCGTCGAGAAGACGCTCGCACCGTCCAAGACCGTGACCGACTCCATGGCCGAGTTCGCCACGGGCAAGGCTGCCATGGTGCAGAACGGCAACTGGGCCTGGAGCCAGATCAAGGACATCGAGGGCAACGCAGTGGCTGAGGAAGACATCAAGTTCCTCCCCATCTACTCGGGCGTCGAGGGTGAAGAAGACCTGGGCATCAACGTCGGCACTGAGGCCTTCATGGCCGTCAACAGCCAGGCCACCGAGGCCGACCAGCAGGCCACCATCGACTTCGTCAACTGGCTGTTCACCGACGAAGAGGGCATGAACTACGTGACCGAGGATCTCGGCTTCATCGCTCCGTTCAAGTCCTTCGGCGATCGCACGCCGGCCGACCCGCTGGCCAAGGAGATCAACCGCTACATCAGCGACGATTCCCTGACCGCCGTGCCCTGGGTGTTCACCACGATGCCCTCGGCCAAGTTCAAGGACGACTTCGCCCAGCTCCTCGCCCAGTACGCCTCCGGCAACCTGGAGTGGGCTGAGGTCGAGGAAGCGGTCGTCGCCAACTGGGCCACCGAGAAGGCTGCCGTCGGCGGCAACTGA